A single region of the Mustela lutreola isolate mMusLut2 chromosome 2, mMusLut2.pri, whole genome shotgun sequence genome encodes:
- the LOC131825416 gene encoding uncharacterized protein LOC131825416, which produces MSTAPNQLDSHSRGLPRRPPLSPAPPFLSPWPESRASWTQASDWQRGTIRERLEGAFSSFCAAPPKKSHSEASLPVPKLQLDISGTLPPLPLLFSRIPHPLPGCQGGIPQLVTEEAWGRGGGRLRRSLGCLCQLRALPEASLTLPIGCIPGSEKPLPPPSPGVIESESGELETSGSQAVKPLPPSGLGTWSAADGGLDPGPQTSVTEPEFNIPSKAGMTLGAIHPAQCTHAHTNVPTHAHMHVHTQRVPEIVCAHVHAQIHTRARATHTGTDPPRASTHTRANAHTPSYHTRRESPRLAFVHLLEEVG; this is translated from the coding sequence ATGTCCACTGCCCCTAACCAACTTGACTCTCATAGCAGGGGCCTCCCTCGCAGACCCCCTTTGTCCCCGGCCCCTCCCTTTCTGAGCCCCTGGCCTGAGTCCAGAGCGTCCTGGACCCAGGCTTCTGATTGGCAGAGAGGAACAATAAGAGAGCGCTTGGAGGGGGCATTTAGCTCCTTCTGTGCCGCCCCCCCCAAGAAAAGCCATAGTGAGGCATCTCTCCCCGTTCCCAAACTTCAGCTGGACATTTCAGGGACGCTCCCACCTCTCCCCTTGCTCTTCTCAAGGATCCCGCACCCCTTGCCGGGATGCCAGGGAGGGATCCCCCAGCTGGTCACGGAGGAGGCttggggtcggggtggggggaggctccGGAGATCTCTGGGATGCCTCTGCCAGCTGAGAGCCTTGCCAGAAGCCAGCCTCACTCTCCCCATCGGCTGCATCCCAGGAAGTGAgaagccccttcccccaccatcaCCCGGGGTAATAGAATCTGAGAGTGGGGAGCTGGAAACCTCTGGGAGCCAGGCTGTCAAGCCTCTCCCTCCATCAGGGCTAGGCACTTGGTCAGCGGCAGATGGAGGACTGGACCCCGGTCCCCAGACTTCTGTGACCGAACCGGAATTTAACATCCCCTCAAAGGCTGGAATGACCCTCGGTGCCATCCATCCCGCGCAGTGTACACACGCGCATACAAACGTGCCCACACATGCGCACATGCATGTCCACACACAACGTGTGCCTGAAATCGTGTGTGCACACGTACACGCACAGATACACACACGTGCACGagccacacacacaggcacagacCCGCCCCGTGCcagcacacacacgcgtgcaaaCGCGCACACACCCTCCTACCACACCAGAAGAGAATCTCCAAGACTGGCCTTTGTCCACCTTCTGGAAGAGGTGGGATGA